One stretch of Meriones unguiculatus strain TT.TT164.6M chromosome 7, Bangor_MerUng_6.1, whole genome shotgun sequence DNA includes these proteins:
- the LOC110564612 gene encoding keratin-associated protein 2-1: MTGSCCGSFSSQSCGGGCCQPCCCRDPCCCRPVSCQTTVCRPVTCVPHYTRPVCEPCRRPVCCDPCGLQQGCCRPITCCPSSCTAVVCRPCCWTSTSCQPVSVQAPCCRPPCCQPAPCRTTCRSSPCNTCC, encoded by the coding sequence ATGACCGGCTCCTGCTGCGGATCCTTCTCCTCCCAGAGCTGCGGGGGAGGCTGCTGCCAGCCCTGCTGCTGCCGCGACCCCTGCTGCTGCCGCCCAGTGTCCTGCCAGACCACAGTGTGCCGCCCTGTGACCTGCGTGCCCCACTACACCAGGCCGGTCTGCGAGCCCTGCCGCCGCCCCGTCTGCTGCGACCCCTGCGGCCTGCAGCAGGGCTGCTGCCGCCCCATCACCTGCTGCCCCAGCTCCTGCACCGCCGTGGTCTGCAGGCCCTGCTGCTGGACCTCCACCAGCTGCCAGCCCGTCTCGGTGCAGGCTCCCTGCTGCAGGCCGCCCTGCTGCCAGCCTGCCCCCTGCCGCACCACCTGCAGGTCCTCCCCCTGCAACACCTGCTGCTGA